The following proteins are co-located in the Dehalococcoidales bacterium genome:
- a CDS encoding DUF58 domain-containing protein, with amino-acid sequence MLTREAATYIAIFTGIFVAGLVIGNTIVLSASLAPLFVVLVGLMLEQPRSFDGTMQSVQKSIWVGGVIEVTCEVVIKGGIGVVVLSQQIPPSFELVEGNNVRMIWKGLGQKSTTFSYKTRCMRRGKYELDQIRWESRHFGGLTQAQTGQIANSSAEFVVKPRILNVRRIRGIIGLASSPMPVIDIAKIGVATTDFREIRNYVHGDPVKTINWKATARRTSMGTTWPLVNEYEVEGKKAVWIFLDGSSSMQVGTTIQNPFEYALEATNGVIYYYLDRGYRVGMYIYHHTGKIFYPDSGKRQFNRLSKELVDLQASESDEDLVQAIDKCRRYILGYNPLCIVVTRLDGGLPDSITNGAKKLARLRGRLRRRLPLMVISIAGYNVIAPRGPYDETAAELRHLETRPLVRRLRALGSSVLEWNPRKTDFGSALLRLVKTR; translated from the coding sequence TCTGGTCGGCCTTATGCTGGAACAACCAAGGTCGTTTGATGGCACAATGCAGTCGGTCCAGAAGTCCATCTGGGTTGGGGGCGTCATCGAAGTAACATGCGAAGTGGTGATAAAGGGTGGCATTGGTGTTGTCGTTCTGTCCCAGCAAATACCGCCTAGTTTTGAGCTGGTAGAAGGCAACAACGTCAGGATGATATGGAAAGGTCTTGGTCAGAAATCCACCACATTCTCCTACAAGACGAGATGTATGAGGAGAGGAAAGTACGAACTAGACCAGATTCGATGGGAATCAAGACATTTTGGCGGACTAACACAGGCGCAGACCGGACAAATTGCCAACAGCTCTGCCGAGTTTGTGGTCAAACCAAGAATTCTGAATGTCAGAAGGATCCGGGGCATAATCGGTCTCGCCTCATCTCCCATGCCTGTCATAGACATCGCCAAGATAGGCGTAGCGACAACCGACTTCAGGGAAATCAGAAACTACGTTCACGGGGATCCGGTGAAGACCATAAATTGGAAAGCGACAGCAAGACGTACCAGCATGGGAACAACCTGGCCCCTGGTGAACGAATACGAGGTGGAGGGTAAGAAGGCGGTTTGGATATTCCTCGATGGTTCTTCCTCAATGCAAGTTGGGACCACTATCCAGAATCCGTTTGAGTATGCTCTGGAGGCGACTAACGGGGTAATCTACTACTATCTTGACCGAGGCTACCGCGTGGGGATGTACATCTACCATCACACCGGGAAAATCTTTTATCCCGACTCTGGGAAGAGGCAGTTCAATAGACTGTCGAAGGAACTTGTAGACCTGCAGGCATCGGAATCAGATGAAGACCTTGTTCAGGCTATCGATAAGTGCCGAAGATACATCCTGGGCTACAACCCCCTGTGCATAGTAGTTACCCGTCTCGATGGCGGACTTCCCGACTCCATTACGAATGGAGCTAAGAAACTGGCACGTTTGAGGGGCAGATTGAGGAGGAGGCTTCCGCTTATGGTGATTAGCATTGCCGGCTACAACGTTATTGCACCACGCGGACCGTACGATGAAACTGCGGCAGAGCTTCGGCATCTTGAAACACGCCCTCTGGTTCGCCGTTTACGTGCGCTAGGTTCCTCAGTGCTGGAGTGGAATCCCAGGAAAACCGACTTCGGTAGCGCTCTGCTAAGGCTGGTGAAGACACGTTGA